Proteins from a single region of Primulina tabacum isolate GXHZ01 chromosome 5, ASM2559414v2, whole genome shotgun sequence:
- the LOC142546112 gene encoding uncharacterized protein LOC142546112 isoform X1, giving the protein MDPCPFVRLIVESLALNLPSATRPAGSEVHPSATPCYAKLKIKNFPSQTALLPLCGGSRPAAANSTELISSSSVGFHLDTDALRRLSCKPVYVKISVFTGRMGRTCGVPGGKLLGSVKVCVNLGTAETRNCVYQNGWMKIGGGGGGDPVARLHVTVRSEPDPRFVFQFGGEPECSPVVFQIQGNIRQPVFSCKFSADRNNRSRARSLPSDFNMNNRGWMKTFSGDRDKQGRERKGWMIIIYDLSGSAVAAASMITPFVPSSPGSDRVSRSNPGAWLILRPEGVSISSWKPWGRLEAWRERGPVDGLGYKFQLASDNGLTSAVPIAEGTMCVKNGGEFCIDNTRKESGLSLLLPTRGFVMGSSVEGEGKCSKPMVQVGVQHVTCMADAALFVALAAAIDLSMDACRLFSCKLRKEFSLEEHESLS; this is encoded by the exons ATGGATCCATGCCCGTTTGTTCGTTTGATCGTTGAATCTCTAGCTCTTAATCTTCCTTCCGCCACCAGACCCGCCGGATCGGAAGTTCACCCTTCGGCCACTCCATGCTACGCGAAGCTTAAAATCAAGAACTTCCCTTCGCAGACAGCCCTCCTCCCGCTCTGCGGCGGTTCCCGGCCCGCTGCCGCCAATTCAACTGAATTAATCTCATCCTCTTCTGTCGGCTTCCACCTCGACACCGACGCACTCCGCCGCCTCTCATGCAAACCCGTTTACGTCAAAATCTCGGTTTTCACCGGGCGAATGGGGCGCACCTGTGGGGTCCCCGGTGGGAAGCTGCTAGGGTCCGTTAAGGTGTGTGTGAACCTTGGCACTGCGGAGACGAGAAACTGTGTTTATCAGAATGGGTGGATGAAGATCGGAGGCGGCGGCGGGGGGGATCCGGTGGCGAGGCTGCATGTGACTGTCCGGTCTGAACCGGATCCCCGGTTCGTGTTCCAGTTCGGGGGTGAGCCGGAGTGCAGCCCGGTTGTTTTTCAGATCCAGGGAAATATAAGGCAGCCGGTTTTCAGCTGCAAGTTCAGCGCCGACCGGAATAACAGGTCACG TGCCAGATCCCTTCCTTCAGATTTTAACATGAACAACAGAGGATGGATGAAAACGTTTTCGGGAGACAGGGACAAGCAGGGCCGGGAGCGGAAAGGATGGATGATAATCATCTACGATTTATCCGGCTCGGCTGTTGCAGCAGCCTCTATGATCACTCCCTTTGTACCGTCGTCCCCCGGCTCTGATCGTGTTTCTCGTTCTAATCCTGGTGCTTGGCTCATCCTCAGACCGGAAGGAGTCTCGATTAGCAGCTGGAAGCCATGGGGTCGTCTCGAGGCTTGGCGCGAGAGAGGACCAGTCGATGGTTTGGGTTATAAATTCCAGCTCGCAAGCGACAATGGCTTAACTAGTGCAGTCCCTATCGCTGAGG GTACTATGTGTGTGAAAAATGGTGGGGAATTTTGCATTGATAACACGAGAAAAGAATCGGGATTGAGCTTGTTACTGCCAACGCGTGGATTCGTGATGGGGTCAAGTGTTGAAGGCGAGGGAAAATGCAGTAAACCAATGGTTCAAGTCGGTGTGCAGCACGTTACATGTATGGCCGATGCGGCCTTGTTTGTGGCTCTTGCAGCAGCCATAGACCTTAGCATGGATGCTTGTCGGCTCTTTTCATGTAAATTGCGGAAGGAGTTTAGTCTCGAGGAACACGAGTCACTTTCTTGA
- the LOC142546112 gene encoding uncharacterized protein LOC142546112 isoform X2 translates to MDPCPFVRLIVESLALNLPSATRPAGSEVHPSATPCYAKLKIKNFPSQTALLPLCGGSRPAAANSTELISSSSVGFHLDTDALRRLSCKPVYVKISVFTGRMGRTCGVPGGKLLGSVKVCVNLGTAETRNCVYQNGWMKIGGGGGGDPVARLHVTVRSEPDPRFVFQFGGEPECSPVVFQIQGNIRQPVFSCKFSADRNNRSRSLPSDFNMNNRGWMKTFSGDRDKQGRERKGWMIIIYDLSGSAVAAASMITPFVPSSPGSDRVSRSNPGAWLILRPEGVSISSWKPWGRLEAWRERGPVDGLGYKFQLASDNGLTSAVPIAEGTMCVKNGGEFCIDNTRKESGLSLLLPTRGFVMGSSVEGEGKCSKPMVQVGVQHVTCMADAALFVALAAAIDLSMDACRLFSCKLRKEFSLEEHESLS, encoded by the exons ATGGATCCATGCCCGTTTGTTCGTTTGATCGTTGAATCTCTAGCTCTTAATCTTCCTTCCGCCACCAGACCCGCCGGATCGGAAGTTCACCCTTCGGCCACTCCATGCTACGCGAAGCTTAAAATCAAGAACTTCCCTTCGCAGACAGCCCTCCTCCCGCTCTGCGGCGGTTCCCGGCCCGCTGCCGCCAATTCAACTGAATTAATCTCATCCTCTTCTGTCGGCTTCCACCTCGACACCGACGCACTCCGCCGCCTCTCATGCAAACCCGTTTACGTCAAAATCTCGGTTTTCACCGGGCGAATGGGGCGCACCTGTGGGGTCCCCGGTGGGAAGCTGCTAGGGTCCGTTAAGGTGTGTGTGAACCTTGGCACTGCGGAGACGAGAAACTGTGTTTATCAGAATGGGTGGATGAAGATCGGAGGCGGCGGCGGGGGGGATCCGGTGGCGAGGCTGCATGTGACTGTCCGGTCTGAACCGGATCCCCGGTTCGTGTTCCAGTTCGGGGGTGAGCCGGAGTGCAGCCCGGTTGTTTTTCAGATCCAGGGAAATATAAGGCAGCCGGTTTTCAGCTGCAAGTTCAGCGCCGACCGGAATAACAGGTCACG ATCCCTTCCTTCAGATTTTAACATGAACAACAGAGGATGGATGAAAACGTTTTCGGGAGACAGGGACAAGCAGGGCCGGGAGCGGAAAGGATGGATGATAATCATCTACGATTTATCCGGCTCGGCTGTTGCAGCAGCCTCTATGATCACTCCCTTTGTACCGTCGTCCCCCGGCTCTGATCGTGTTTCTCGTTCTAATCCTGGTGCTTGGCTCATCCTCAGACCGGAAGGAGTCTCGATTAGCAGCTGGAAGCCATGGGGTCGTCTCGAGGCTTGGCGCGAGAGAGGACCAGTCGATGGTTTGGGTTATAAATTCCAGCTCGCAAGCGACAATGGCTTAACTAGTGCAGTCCCTATCGCTGAGG GTACTATGTGTGTGAAAAATGGTGGGGAATTTTGCATTGATAACACGAGAAAAGAATCGGGATTGAGCTTGTTACTGCCAACGCGTGGATTCGTGATGGGGTCAAGTGTTGAAGGCGAGGGAAAATGCAGTAAACCAATGGTTCAAGTCGGTGTGCAGCACGTTACATGTATGGCCGATGCGGCCTTGTTTGTGGCTCTTGCAGCAGCCATAGACCTTAGCATGGATGCTTGTCGGCTCTTTTCATGTAAATTGCGGAAGGAGTTTAGTCTCGAGGAACACGAGTCACTTTCTTGA